ACAGAGGTAAATTGCAATCTATTCTGTAATAAAACAGTCGCTCTGAGTCTTAAGCAGTAGAGAAAGTCACTAATCAGAATGGGAAGATGTCTGGTTTATGAAAGGAAGGTGGGATGGAGCAGGTTAATgttggtgcctcctgattggctgattgataaTGTGCATATGTTGTGTAAACAACTGGGCATTGTTCTCCTGGATTTGCATTTTCAAAAGAATTCCTACAGATTGATATAGGAATGTGTGAGAAAAAGAACTCATGCCATATCATTCATGTGTGTTACAAAGGGTTAATATAAACCTAAGAGAATATCTTAACCACACCTTGACACCCCAACTAACTGTCACTCATGTGTTTTACACGTGCATAATGTTTCTCTAGATCGGAAATTATAAGACATTAATGAACACCCTGAACCTTTTCCAAcacttacagtttgaagataccgGCTAACAGAGatattaaatgtatcaagtttacACAAAACAGCAACTCATCACAAAGATACATCTATGTTCAATTAGCAAACTGGGTACATTCATTTCTAATTGATGGTATTAAACTACTGCAGGGTTAGTGTAAAACTTAGAGGATACTTTGGCTACCGCTAGCCTTATGGATGGGATGAGCTTAGATTGTAGGATGTTACTTTAGCTGATATAATTTCTAAGCAAAAGGAAGACACCACAGATGTGATGAAGATTTGGGTCACCACATATCATAGTTTCTATATTTCTGTCTAGCATCCAATTCTTtcaaacagaatatataaatcaggAGACTTCATGAGAGACACATTGCAAAATATCTTTATGTCAGAACAATGCTGAGATCTGTACCATGGATGTGAGTATGTTTTGAGTATTACTTGTTCTTCATTTAAACCAGATTAACTTTGAAGACACTTGTAACTTTACCAGTATTGTATATGTTACATTTacttaaattttaaatttgtattttgtaaagagaagttttagagcaaataaaacaacatgtatcaGTAAGATTGTACACTGCATATGGGTTGTAAATTGGAGAGAAATGAAAGTACACCTTGATGATAAAACATGATGTTCATTTCACCCTATATAAAGGACATACTACTTGTAGCTTCTGTTtcctattcatttttaaaataccccTTAAAAATGTTCTTCTTACTATGCCAGACAGACAGGGAAAACACTATTTATATAAGACTTGTGTATAGTTTCCCATTATAAACATAACAACTTCAGTCCCGGTCTCTGGTTCCTAGTCCCAGTCTCACACAGGATTTAGAATGATTATATTCAGTCTTTTCACGTGAGCAGGTGACCGAATATCCAGACAATGGGGGGTTTGTGTTTAGTAAATATGGACACCCAAATTGATGAAAAGAAAATCCTGTTACACCGAACAGAAGTGGTGCAGCTCCTTATTAACATATGAATTAACAAGAAAATGGACACCATGGgtgtaattatattttgttttatgttgttttcaTATAACACACGTTAATCTTGCAGTCATTCATAACATTACCCTTTTATAGTTAGGTCTTGCGAAGAATATTATTACTGTTGGttgttaactctttttttttaacatttttaaagttgtgttttgtaaagtgaaatttgagagaaaataaaacattgtgtatCAGTAATATTGTACACTGCTTTTGGGTTGTAAAGAGGAGATAAGTTATAATATACCTTTATCATAAAACATGGTGTTCATTCACCTCTCAGGTTCTAAATCCCAGTTACTTTTTAACTGCAATTTTTTGAACCTGGCAATGTAACTGTTTAGGATGTTtttcaaacagcaataataactcTCACAGTACAAGAATTACTAATGAACGGGAAAAACAAAGAATGGGCAAAAAAAATGGGAGAGTTCAtggttttctaaaataaaattctaggttTCTGACCTCATTTAAAAATTAAGCACCAGGCAAATAATTTCATACAATTCAAATCTTTATTAAACCTATAAATAATTAAAGGAAATGTATTAAACAAGAActgatacataaacacacacacaaaatatatatcaggATAATTTAGGTGTAAAAATAATGAGATTCAATTTGTATAATGCACTCGTACAATTATATTTCTCATTAAATATAGAATAATATCGTTCTTATAATGCTAAACCTTCATCCCGATGATCTTCTACTGGTTGTAAGCGGAAGTTCTGGGAAATAGCATCAGCTGATCATTTTCAAGAGCACCACCTAGTGCATGGGAGGGGTAACTGAGGATATTTATACAAGTTACACCAATGTGCACCAGATGGGACCTTGTTCATCTGCTTTGTAGGTTCCTAAAATCGTTACTGTAGGAATTTagaagaatgttaatataatagtataaaataaaagtgtgacAATGTACTGTGAAACAGATGAggtattttgggaaatcaataaGCATTTTACACTATAACTGATTTTAGAAAATCAATTTCCATGAACACTGCATAATACTATATAGCAATACATGTAATTACTCCAGGGGAAAAGTGCTTTTGTAGGATAAGCTACATATATCAATGGCAGACTAGTATTTACTTCCTTTTAGATACAGAGTGGACAATTAAAAGGACTGGTAAATCAAGGTATGAACAAGTTGAAGATTctctatttacattatatctCCAGATATCAGTGCTCTGGAAGTGACATTATTTCCTAAACAAGTAACTTACCTGCATAATAAGAGAAGAGCATATTTGATGTCTTCACAAAGCCATGAGACACAGTTACTGCTGAGTGTTCACCCAATTTCCACCTCTGCCCCGACATGTAGAGATATCTCATCATCCAGAAGTATGAGTGGATTTGGTGCATTATTCTGCCAGTCATCTGGTGTCTCCTCACACTCCAAGCCAAAACTATCAGTGTTCAAATGACGTGACATGGCGCTAATAACAGACTGAATGGACTCACTGCTGTTTGAAGTGTCTGTTGGGATGTAAGACAGATTCTTGCTGAAACATGAGAGCTCTGATTGTACAGGAAAATTGTCTGTAGTATCATTCTGGGCTCTTTCTGCTTTCCAACTCTCACCCATGAACATCAAGATTTCAGTAGATTTGCTTCGCTGACTACTGTCTATGGCTAAAAGATGACTAAACATCCTCAACACTCCAACAGGCAGCCTGTTCCACGGTGAGGGAGCGACGTCAAGCTGGCTGTGATTTTGCCATTCAACAAATCTACTGTACTCTTTGTCTCTAGGCATTGCCAACTGCCAGGGAAACTCTCCTGTGAGCAAGCAATAAAGAACAACACCAAATGCCCACACATCAAGAGTGGAGTCTACAACCAAACGATCCTTGTCAGTAAGCTGGCACATTTCAGGGGCCATGTAAGAGCCAGTCCCAGACTTGGTTTGAATTGCTGTTCCCTTGAAATGTGAAAGACCAAAGTCAGAAATTTTAATGCAATGACAGTGCTGATCAAACACCAAAATGTTCTCTGTTTTAATGTCCATATGCACcagtcctttattttctataaattccAGTGCATTGGAGATCTGCACTGCACATCTCTTCACTGTGTCTCCTGGAAGTCAAGTCTGAAAGAAATAAATCAATTGATTCAGCATCTTTTAAACATGTTACAACCAGAAGGTAAAACGTGTTTAAAGCACCAAGTTGATGTAAAATCAATTCAAGGACTTGTACTTACATTGGGTAGAATGAGAGATAACAAATCACCCACTGGTGACAGCTCCTGGGCAAAGGCAAAGTGGTCACTGGTCTTGAACGCAATGCCATAACTCCCAATGATATTGGGATGGGATGAGAATAGGAAGGACATACTGAATTCCATGAGGAAATTTCTCTCAGTTGTTCTTTTCCTGTCCATCATCTTTACTGCCATTCTCTGATCTGCGAAGAAAAGGTCATGGTTAGTTGTGAATTTTAAATTGGAAAAAACTAATAGATTTGAGGACTCAATGATAATTTGGCAATGAAATTAGAACTATACAGTACATGGCAACGTTTGACTACAGGACTCGTGCTTGGTCAGTTTTATGAATTTTGTGGCTCAGTAAGGATGAGAATTGTTACCATGTGAATTTTGTCACATATAGAAAAGGAATGTCCAAGGTATATCACCCTCTTGTAAACCTGGCTGAAAAATGGTCCCATAAATGTAGATTATGAAAAGGGTGATAATTGACCAAACTGACCTGTTTTTATGTCCTTTACCATGAACACTGAAGCATAGCCACCTCCTCCAAGCTCCTTCATGACGTGGTAGCTGTCCTCAAGTTCTATTTCCTGCAGGAACTGGGAAGCAAAGGAGACCAGTCCTTCCAGGGTAAGCTCCACATCACGTAGACTGGAGGCCATTGTATCCTGGATGAAGAcagaaagaatattttatttactttaattactacattattttaggaatatatttagagaaacatttttatttttgcaatcagTGTCCATATAGAAAAGGAACTAGTGTCCTACACAAATAACATGTATGAcaagtataattgtttatttttatatttgtagaagataaatagtagtcattattatataatacacagctTTGATATCACCAATTATCTGATTAGACTTGCTAGTAAATCAATGTTTTAAATTTACAGATTAAACAAAAATGATCAAGATTTAGAATTTCAAATCACAAACATGTatacatttctacaatgactatagGTATCTTACCTTGGAGAAATGTTCAATTCAGTCTTGAATATATCTGGTATAATTTCAGTTGTGTTGGAAACTGCTGAAAGTCTTCACAAAATAACAGAGGTAAATTGCAATCTATTCTATAATAAAACAGTCGCTCTGAGTCTTAAGCAGTAGAGAAAGTCACTAATCAGAATGGGAAGATGTCTGGTTTATGAAAGGAAGGTGGGATGGAGCAGGTTAATgttggtgcctcctgattggctgattgataaTGTACATATGTTGTGTAAACAACTGGGCATTGTTCTCCTGGATTTGCATTTCACAAGAATTCCTACAGATTGATATAGGAATGTGTGAGAAAAAGAACTCATGCCATATCATTCATGTGTGTTACAAAGGGTTAATATAAACCTAAGAGAATATCTTAACCACACCTTGACACCCCAACTAACTGTCACTCATGTGTTTTACACGTGCATAATGTTTCTCTAGATCGGAAATTATAAGACATTAATGAACACCCTGAACCTTTTCCAAcacttacagtttgaagataccgGCTAACAGAGatattaaatgtatcaagtttacACAAAACAGCAACTCATCACAAAGATACATCTATGTTCAATTAGCAAACTGGGTACATTCATTTCTAATTGATGGTATTAAACTACTGCAGGGTTAGTGTAAAACTTAGAGGATACTTTGGCTACCGCTAGCCTTATAGATGGGATGAGCTTAGATTGTAGGATGTTACTTTAGCTGATATAATTTCTAAGCAAAAGGAAGACACCACAGATGTGATGAAGATTTGGGTCACCACATATCATAGTTTCTATATTTCTGTCTAGCATCCAATTCTTtcaaacagaatatataaatcaggAGACTTCATGAGAGACACATTGCAAAATATCTTTATGTCAGAACAATGCTGAGATCTGTACCATGGATGTGAGTATGTTTTGAGTATTACTTGTTCTTCATTTAAACCAGATTAACTTTGAAGACACTTGTAACTTTACCAGTATTGTATATGTTACATTTacttaaattttaaatttgtattttgtaaagagaagttttagagcaaataaaacaacatgtatcaGTAAGATTGTACACTGCATATGGGTTGTAAATTGGAGAGAAATGAAAGTACACCTTGATGATAAAACATGATGTTCATTTCACCCTATATAAAGGACATACTACTTGTAGCTTCTGTTtcctattcatttttaaaataccccTTAAAAATGTTCTTCTTACTATGCCAGACAGACAGGGAAAACACTATTTATATAAGACTTGTGTATAGTTTCCCATTATAAACATAACAACTTCAGTCCCGGTCTCTGGTTCCTAGTCCCAGTCTCACACAGGATTTAGAATGATTATATTCAGTCTTTTCACGTGAGCAGGTGACCGAATATCCAGACAATGGGGGGTTTGTGTTTAGTAAATATGGACACCCAAATTGATGAAAAGAAAATCCTGTTACACCGAACAGAAGTGGTGCAGCTCCTTATTAACATATGAATTAACAAGAAAATGGACACCATGGGTGTAATtatagtttgttttatgttgttttcaTATAACACACGTTAATCTTGCAGTCATTCATAACATTACCCTTTTATAGTTAGGTCTTGCGAAGAATATTATTACTGTTGGttgttaactctttttttttaacatttttaaagttgtgttttgtaaagtgaaatttgagagaaaataaaacaatgtgtatCAGTAATATTGTACACTGCTTTTGGGTTGTAAAGAGGAGATAAGTTATAATATACCTTTATCATAAAACATGGTGTTCATTCACCTCTCAGGTTCTAAATCCCAGTTACTTTTTAACTGCAATTTTTTGAACCTGGCAATGTAACTGTTTAGGATGTTtttcaaacagcaataataactcTCACAGTACAAGAATTACTAATGAACGGGAAAAACAAAGAATGGGCAAAAAAATGGGAGAGTTCAtggttttctaaaataaaattctaggttTCTGACCTCATTTAAAAATTAAGCACCAGGCAAATAATTTCATACAATTCAAATCTTTATTAAACCTATAAATAATTAAAGGAAATGTATTAAACAAGAActgatacataaacacacacacaaaatatatatcaggATAATTTAGGTGTAAAAATAATGAGATTCAATTTGTATAATGCACTCGTACAATTATATTTCtcattaaaaatagaataatatcGTTCTTATAATGCTAAACCTTCATCCCGATGATCTTCTACTGGTTGTAAGCGGAAGTTCTGGGAAATAGCATCAGCTGATCATTTTCAAGAGCACCACCTAGTGCATGGGAGGGGTAACTGAGGATATTTATACAAGTTACACCAATGTGCACCAGATGGGACCTTGTTCATCTGCTTTGTAGGTTCCTAAAATCGTTACTGTAGGAATTTagaagaatgttaatataatagtataaaataaaagtgtgacAATGTACTGTGAAACAGATGAggtattttgggaaatcaataaGCATTTTACACTATAACTGATTTTAGAAAATCAATTTCCATGAACACTGCATAATACTATATAGCAATACATGTAATTACTCCAGGGGAAAAGTGCTTTTGTAGGATAAGCTACATATATCAATGGCAGACTAGTATTTACTTCCTTTTAGATACAGAGTGGACAATTAAAAGGACTGGTAAATCAAGGTATGAACAAGTTGAAGATTctctatttacattatatctCCAGATATCAGTGCTCTGGAAGTGACATTATTTCCTAAACAAGTAACTTACCTGCATAATAAGAGAAGAGCATATTTGATGTCTTCACAAAGCCATGAGACACAGTTACTGCTGAGTGTTCACCCAATTTCCACCTCTGCCCCGACATGTAGAGATATCTCATCATCCAGAAGTATGAGTGGATTTGGTGCATTATTCTGCCAGTCATCTGGTGTCTCCTCACACTCCAAGCCAAAACTATCAGTGTTCAAATGACGTGACATGGCGCTAATAACAGACTGAATGGACTCACTGCTGTTTGAAGTGTCTGTTGGGATGTAAGACAGATTCTTGCTGAAACATGAGAGCTCTGATTGTACAGGAAAATTGTCTGTAGTATCATTCTGGGCTCTTTCTGCTTTCCAACTCTCACCCATGAACATCAAG
The Mixophyes fleayi isolate aMixFle1 chromosome 1, aMixFle1.hap1, whole genome shotgun sequence DNA segment above includes these coding regions:
- the LOC142161455 gene encoding serine/threonine-protein kinase SBK1-like — its product is MQDTMASSLRDVELTLEGLVSFASQFLQEIELEDSYHVMKELGGGGYASVFMVKDIKTDQRMAVKMMDRKRTTERNFLMEFSMSFLFSSHPNIIGSYGIAFKTSDHFAFAQELSPVGDLLSLILPNVSTRDTVKRCAVQISNALEFIENKGLVHMDIKTENILVFDQHCHCIKISDFGLSHFKGTAIQTKSGTGSYMAPEMCQLTDKDRLVVDSTLDVWAFGVVLYCLLTGEFPWQLAMPRDKEYSRFVEWQNHSQLDVAPSPWNRLPVGVLRMFSHLLAIDSSQRSKSTEILMFMGESWKAERAQNDTTDNFPVQSELSCFSKNLSYIPTDTSNSSESIQSVISAMSRHLNTDSFGLECEETPDDWQNNAPNPLILLDDEISLHVGAEVEIG